GTCAGGACTGCGGAGTTCAACCCTTTGCAGCCGGCCTCCAGCGCCTCGCAACATTCGATCAAGGCATGCGCCTGGATAATCCTCGCACCGCCTTTGACGCGATGTGCCAGATCACTCAAGCCGCTCAGGTCATGCTGGGTAAACAACCGGATCAGTTGCGCCATATCCTGTTCATTGCTGGTTGCCAGGTCTTGCAACAGGTTTCTGATAGCAGCGTCATCACCACGACTCAGGTGTATCAGGCTGGTCAAGTCGATGCCGTCGATGGTCGGTGGCGGCGTCTCTTGCTCTAAGGGAGCGACCGCGTTGGCGGGTATCAGGGACGCCAATCGAGCATTGAGGTCGTTGAGGCTGATCGGCTTGAACAGGCAGTCATCCATGCCCGCCTCCAGGCAGCGGTCCTTCTCTTCAGGTTGGGCGTTGGCGGTCAAGCCGAGAATCATCCCTGGTGCAATCCCATTGCTGCGCTCTTCATCACGTATGGCCCGTGCCAGTTCGTAACCGTTCATGATCGGCATGCTGCAGTCGGTAATCACCACATCGAAATGCTGACTGCGCCAGGCACGCAGGCCATGGGCGCCGTCTGCGGCGTCGCTTACCTGGTGCCCGAGAAAACTCAGTTGCTGGGTCAGCAACAAGCGATTGGCTGGGTAATCGTCGATCACCAATATATTGAGTACCTGGACCGGTTGAGTCGCCAATGCTGAGGATGGTGCGGGCTCATCAACCGGCAGTAGGGTTGGCAAAGCGATACGGACCTCCACCTGAGTGCCTTGCCCTAACACACTGCTCAAGGTCAGGGTGCCGCCCATCATTTCGCACAGAGTACGACTGATCATCAGCCCCAGGCCCGAGCCACTGCGAGCCGCCTGCGCGTGGTTGCTGGCCTGGCTGAACGGGTTAAACAAGCGTTGTTGGTCGTCAACGGAAATACCACTGCCGCTGTCCTCTACCCTCAGGCAAAGCGCCAAGCGCTCATCATTGCGGCTCGGCTCCGCGCTGATGCTTAATCGTACTTGCCCCACCGCTGTAAACTTGATGGCGTTACTCAGCAAGTTGGAGACGACCTGCTTGAAGCGCAGCGGGTCCACTAGGACCTGGCAGTTGAGCGTGGCGTCCAGGTCAAGGATCAGCCGTAGTTGCTTTTGCCGTGCCAAGCCCTCGAAGATGCGTGCCACTGACTCGACCAGCACCAGCAGATTGGCCCGCTCCGGCGCCAGGGACAGTCGCCCAGACTCGATGCGCGCGATGTCGAGGATGTCACCTATCAGGTCCAGCAGCCCGTGGGCAGCGTTGGAGGCCACCTCGATGGAAACTCGGTCCATGTAACCTTGATCGGCTTTTTTTTGCGCCAGCTCCAACATACCGATGATCGCGTTCATTGGTGTGCGGATTTCGTGGCTCATGGTCGCCAGGAAGGTGGTCTTGGCGCGACTGGCATCGTCGGCATGCTCCTTGGCCTCACGCAAGGCCTCCAGCAAGTGCTGGCGTTCGCTGATATCGATCCAGCCCCCAATCATTCCGTTGACTTCACCGTCACTGCCTCGGTACGGCAACATCCAGTGGTAGATCATCAGGACCTGGCCCGAGCCCATCGTCAGGCAACGGTCCTGCACACAGGGAACGCCTTCTTCCATGACCTGCAAATAGTCCTCATGGTAGCTAGCGGCCTCGCTGGGGTTACTGAGTACGCCGGCCATCACAGTCTTGCCGATTACAGCTTCGCGTTCGACGCCAAAGACACTCAGGTAGCCGCTGTTACACACCACCAACTTCGCTTGGCGATCACGCACATAGATGGGGTGCGGCGTGCCATCGATCAGCACGCGCATGAACTCTAATTGATCACTCAGGGC
The Pseudomonas hygromyciniae genome window above contains:
- a CDS encoding transporter substrate-binding domain-containing protein; the encoded protein is MNLFLRKWIALLVLGIALNGTVLADSPVGTFQVLGRSGVDGYHAVLTEADWSWLRSKNVLVLGDSSPDYAPMGMVNNGRDYEGVTADYAQLLSELLRVQVQVRRYATRAEVIDGLKRGEVDFLGIANGYEAADAGLLLSTAYAEDMPALVTRLGESQALSPDLAGKKIAMQYHYLSPEAVKTFYPKATLQLFPSTLSAIGAVAFGSADVYLGDALSANFLINKNYLNNVQLADFSQIEASNFSFAMTHDNTRIQRVLNSALAAIPISERMNIQRRWSAGGSSMPGRTALHFSASEQRWMDAHPSVRVAVDDSFLPLSFFNEEGEFRGISADVLAKVSLRTGLKFEVQRAVSVSDMVDKVRANEADLLITLTPSTLREGVLRFTRPYLNTPYVLVSGTSPSSPSTLDEMAGKRLAVIHGNPVRDLVIENYPSIKLVEARNAQEVMALVADGKADAGVNSLIIARYMIARDHREQLRITSTVGTQLARTAFATSRGSLELYSILEKALLSIPPEELDEVTNRWRSDIAVDDSYWLRNRTVILQGFALAALLLLVAMVWIAYLRRLMHTRRQAEIALSDQLEFMRVLIDGTPHPIYVRDRQAKLVVCNSGYLSVFGVEREAVIGKTVMAGVLSNPSEAASYHEDYLQVMEEGVPCVQDRCLTMGSGQVLMIYHWMLPYRGSDGEVNGMIGGWIDISERQHLLEALREAKEHADDASRAKTTFLATMSHEIRTPMNAIIGMLELAQKKADQGYMDRVSIEVASNAAHGLLDLIGDILDIARIESGRLSLAPERANLLVLVESVARIFEGLARQKQLRLILDLDATLNCQVLVDPLRFKQVVSNLLSNAIKFTAVGQVRLSISAEPSRNDERLALCLRVEDSGSGISVDDQQRLFNPFSQASNHAQAARSGSGLGLMISRTLCEMMGGTLTLSSVLGQGTQVEVRIALPTLLPVDEPAPSSALATQPVQVLNILVIDDYPANRLLLTQQLSFLGHQVSDAADGAHGLRAWRSQHFDVVITDCSMPIMNGYELARAIRDEERSNGIAPGMILGLTANAQPEEKDRCLEAGMDDCLFKPISLNDLNARLASLIPANAVAPLEQETPPPTIDGIDLTSLIHLSRGDDAAIRNLLQDLATSNEQDMAQLIRLFTQHDLSGLSDLAHRVKGGARIIQAHALIECCEALEAGCKGLNSAVLTDAVDALQQAMEQLGQRLEIFLA